The Candidatus Accumulibacter similis genome has a segment encoding these proteins:
- the pyrR gene encoding bifunctional pyr operon transcriptional regulator/uracil phosphoribosyltransferase PyrR, which translates to MNAQKTTHGVALPDAEALCVQLAELIRPDLQPETVVVGIHSGGAWVAQRLHKLLGLDSEIGLIDVSFHRDDYRARGLHPRVKPSSIPFDVEGRTLILVDDVLYTGRTTRAAINELFDYGRPARIQLAVLADRGRRQLPICADFCAWRVDLDPSSELVLSLDDSGRLQWSLDEHA; encoded by the coding sequence ATGAACGCCCAGAAGACAACCCATGGCGTCGCATTGCCCGATGCCGAAGCGCTGTGCGTGCAACTGGCCGAACTGATCCGGCCCGACCTGCAGCCGGAAACGGTCGTCGTCGGCATCCACAGCGGCGGCGCCTGGGTTGCCCAGCGCCTGCACAAGCTGCTCGGGCTGGACAGCGAGATCGGCCTGATCGACGTTTCCTTCCACCGCGACGACTACCGCGCGCGCGGTCTGCATCCGCGGGTGAAGCCGAGCTCGATTCCTTTCGACGTCGAGGGCCGCACGCTGATCCTGGTAGACGACGTGCTGTACACCGGCCGCACGACGCGCGCAGCGATCAACGAGCTCTTCGATTATGGCCGTCCGGCGAGGATTCAGCTCGCCGTCCTCGCCGATCGCGGCAGGCGCCAGCTCCCCATCTGCGCAGACTTCTGCGCGTGGCGAGTCGATCTCGATCCGTCCTCGGAACTGGTCCTCTCGCTGGATGACAGCGGCCGACTGCAGTGGAGCCTGGACGAGCATGCGTAA
- a CDS encoding aspartate carbamoyltransferase catalytic subunit: MRNPQLNANGELTHLLSIEGLPREVITQILDTASSFLKVSHRDVKKVPLLRGKSVFNVFFENSTRTRTTFEIAAKRLSADVINLDVTRSSTAKGETLLDTVDNLVAMHADMFVVRHAASGAPHLIADHLRRLGREDVHVVNAGDGRHAHPTQGLLDMYTIRHYKKEFANLVVAIVGDILHSRVARSDIHALTTLGAAEVRAVGPQTLLPTAIEKMGVRVCHDLCSAVRDCDVVIMLRLQNERMNGALLPSAREYFRCYGLTPAVLALARPDAIVMHPGPMNRGVEIDSDVADGPQAVILPQVTFGIAVRMAVMGILAGN; this comes from the coding sequence ATGCGTAATCCCCAACTCAACGCCAACGGTGAGCTGACCCACCTGCTGTCGATCGAGGGTCTGCCGCGCGAGGTGATCACGCAGATCCTCGACACCGCGTCAAGCTTCCTCAAGGTGTCCCACCGGGACGTCAAGAAGGTTCCTTTGTTGCGCGGCAAGAGCGTCTTCAACGTCTTCTTCGAGAACTCGACGCGCACGCGCACCACCTTCGAGATCGCTGCCAAGCGCCTGTCGGCAGACGTCATCAATCTCGACGTCACCCGTTCATCGACCGCCAAGGGCGAGACCCTGCTCGACACGGTCGACAATCTGGTGGCCATGCACGCCGACATGTTCGTCGTCCGGCATGCCGCCAGTGGCGCGCCGCACCTGATCGCCGACCACCTCCGCCGCCTCGGGCGCGAGGATGTACATGTCGTCAATGCTGGCGACGGGCGTCATGCCCACCCGACGCAAGGCCTTCTCGACATGTACACCATCCGCCATTACAAGAAGGAATTCGCCAACCTCGTGGTGGCGATCGTCGGCGACATCCTGCACTCGCGCGTCGCCCGCTCGGACATCCACGCCCTGACCACGCTCGGCGCCGCCGAGGTGCGCGCCGTCGGTCCGCAGACGCTGCTGCCGACGGCCATCGAGAAGATGGGGGTACGCGTCTGTCACGACCTGTGCAGCGCGGTCCGCGATTGCGATGTGGTGATCATGCTCCGCCTGCAGAACGAGCGCATGAACGGTGCCCTGCTGCCGTCGGCGCGCGAGTACTTCCGCTGTTACGGTCTGACGCCAGCGGTCCTGGCGCTCGCACGGCCGGATGCGATCGTGATGCATCCGGGACCGATGAATCGCGGCGTCGAGATCGACTCCGACGTCGCCGACGGACCACAGGCAGTGATCCTGCCACAGGTGACCTTCGGCATCGCCGTGCGCATGGCGGTGATGGGCATTCTGGCGGGGAACTGA
- a CDS encoding dihydroorotase has translation MGEETLQIRNGRLVDPANRVDGRLDLFVAGGRVAAIGQPPPGFTAQRVIDAAGMIVCPGLVDLSARLGAIEPELAAAVAGGVTSLACPPDSKPPLDEPGLVERLVRRSDTVGLARVYPIGALTEQLAGERLAEMNGLARAGCIAFSQAKRAIVDTQLLLRAMQYAATFGYAVRLRPQDDFLARDGVAHDGEVASRLGLTGIPVVAEGIATATALQLAVHTGVRLHLSRLSSAAAIALVRAARDGGMPVSCDVAVHHLHLSEMDIGFFDSNARFDPPLRSASDRDALRSAVADGVAAICSDHTPVDADGKQLPFAEALPGASALELLLPLTLLWAAQSRLPLLSALARITADPAAILGIAAGSLGVGEAADLCIFDPDESWRVTPEALRSQGKHTPYLGYELSGRVHLTLVGGRVVFEG, from the coding sequence ATGGGCGAGGAAACGCTGCAGATCCGCAACGGCCGTCTCGTCGATCCGGCCAACCGGGTGGACGGACGGCTCGACCTGTTCGTTGCCGGTGGTCGCGTCGCCGCGATCGGCCAGCCTCCGCCAGGCTTCACGGCGCAGCGCGTCATCGACGCGGCCGGCATGATCGTCTGCCCGGGCCTGGTCGATCTGTCGGCACGTCTGGGTGCCATCGAGCCCGAACTGGCGGCAGCCGTCGCCGGCGGCGTCACCTCGCTGGCCTGCCCACCCGACAGCAAGCCGCCGCTCGACGAACCCGGTCTGGTCGAGCGACTGGTCAGACGCAGCGATACCGTCGGTCTGGCACGCGTCTATCCGATCGGCGCCCTCACCGAGCAACTCGCCGGCGAGCGCCTCGCCGAAATGAACGGCTTGGCACGTGCCGGCTGCATCGCTTTCTCGCAGGCCAAGCGGGCGATCGTAGACACACAGCTCCTGCTGCGCGCGATGCAGTATGCGGCGACCTTTGGCTATGCCGTCCGCCTGCGGCCGCAGGATGACTTTCTCGCCCGTGACGGCGTCGCGCACGATGGTGAAGTCGCGTCGCGGCTGGGCCTGACCGGCATTCCGGTGGTCGCCGAAGGCATCGCCACCGCAACCGCCCTGCAACTGGCGGTGCACACCGGCGTGCGACTGCACCTGTCACGCCTCTCGTCGGCGGCGGCGATCGCTCTCGTGCGCGCGGCCAGGGACGGCGGCATGCCGGTCAGTTGCGACGTCGCGGTGCACCACCTGCACCTGTCCGAGATGGACATCGGCTTCTTCGACAGCAATGCGCGCTTCGACCCGCCGCTGCGCTCCGCCAGCGACCGCGACGCGCTGCGCAGCGCGGTCGCCGACGGCGTGGCGGCGATCTGTTCCGACCACACTCCGGTTGATGCAGACGGCAAGCAGCTGCCGTTTGCCGAGGCCCTGCCCGGCGCCTCCGCGCTTGAGTTGCTGCTGCCGTTGACGCTGCTCTGGGCGGCGCAGTCCCGGCTGCCCCTGCTCTCGGCCCTCGCCCGCATCACTGCCGATCCGGCGGCGATCCTCGGCATCGCAGCGGGTTCTCTTGGCGTCGGCGAGGCTGCCGACCTGTGCATCTTCGATCCCGACGAATCCTGGCGTGTCACGCCCGAGGCCTTGCGCAGCCAGGGCAAGCACACGCCCTACCTCGGCTACGAGCTCAGCGGCCGCGTCCACCTGACGCTCGTCGGCGGCAGGGTCGTCTTCGAAGGCTGA
- a CDS encoding DUF167 domain-containing protein, giving the protein MLSLTVHVQPGAKRSEVAGEHGDALKIRLAAAAVDGRANAALVELIAQLLDVPRAAVAIRSGERSRRKLLLVSDPPADAVLRLLGG; this is encoded by the coding sequence ATGCTGAGCCTGACGGTGCATGTCCAGCCGGGGGCGAAACGCAGCGAGGTGGCTGGCGAGCATGGTGATGCCCTGAAGATTCGCCTCGCGGCAGCGGCCGTCGATGGCCGCGCCAATGCGGCCCTGGTCGAGCTGATCGCGCAGCTGCTCGACGTGCCGCGAGCGGCGGTGGCCATCCGCTCTGGTGAGAGGTCGCGGCGCAAGCTGCTGCTGGTCAGCGATCCGCCAGCCGATGCCGTACTGCGCCTGCTCGGAGGATGA
- a CDS encoding YggT family protein — protein MIAAAGLFLLDALLSFLTVALLLRFFMQACRVSFNNQLGTFVVELSNWLVRPLRRALPGFYGLDLASLLPAYLLQVVLALAVLLVRLGIDGATPGVWLPLVFWSGLLATLRLAIYLLIVALLLQAVLSWISPYSPLGQPLSQLTRPVLRPIQRLLPTIGGIDLSPLIAIVFAQLLLMFL, from the coding sequence ATGATCGCCGCGGCCGGTCTCTTCCTGCTTGATGCGCTGCTGTCCTTCCTGACCGTCGCGCTGCTGCTGCGCTTCTTCATGCAGGCTTGCCGGGTGTCCTTCAACAACCAGCTCGGCACCTTTGTCGTCGAGCTGAGCAACTGGCTCGTCAGGCCGCTGCGCAGGGCACTGCCCGGGTTCTATGGACTCGACTTGGCCAGCCTGCTGCCCGCTTACCTGTTGCAGGTTGTGCTCGCATTGGCGGTGCTCCTCGTGCGCCTGGGCATTGACGGCGCAACCCCCGGGGTATGGCTGCCACTCGTCTTCTGGTCTGGTCTCCTCGCCACGCTGCGCCTTGCCATCTACCTGCTGATCGTGGCGCTGCTGCTGCAGGCCGTGCTGTCCTGGATCAGCCCGTATTCCCCGCTCGGACAGCCGCTATCGCAACTCACCCGGCCGGTCCTGCGGCCGATTCAGCGCCTGCTGCCGACCATTGGCGGCATCGACCTGTCACCGCTGATCGCCATCGTCTTCGCGCAACTGTTGCTGATGTTCCTGTAA
- a CDS encoding pyrroline-5-carboxylate reductase: MKITFLGGGNMANALIGGLVKTGFAASDIAVIELGAQGRAKLRLAYGVRCYEAASAVALDCDAVLLSVKPQQMREACSPLLPFLKQQLVISIAAGLRLADVSRWLGGYGKIVRAMPNTPALIGAGVTGLCAMAAVSMAERLGAERILQAVGSTLWIADEEKMDAVTAISGSGPAYVFLFIEALQQAAGDLGLTPAQARQLSIDTVLGAARLAAQSDEAACVLRERVTSKGGTTEAALRTMEQRCVKEGFIAGVLAANSRGRELGELLGQDG; encoded by the coding sequence ATGAAGATCACGTTCCTTGGTGGTGGCAACATGGCGAATGCACTGATTGGCGGGCTGGTGAAAACCGGCTTTGCGGCGTCGGACATCGCGGTCATCGAGCTTGGGGCGCAGGGGCGCGCCAAGCTGCGCCTGGCCTACGGCGTGCGCTGCTATGAGGCAGCGAGTGCGGTCGCCCTCGATTGCGACGCCGTTCTGCTGTCGGTCAAGCCGCAACAGATGCGGGAAGCCTGTTCGCCGCTGCTGCCGTTCCTCAAGCAGCAACTGGTCATCAGCATCGCTGCCGGCCTGCGACTGGCCGATGTGTCGCGCTGGCTCGGTGGCTACGGCAAGATCGTCCGCGCAATGCCCAACACGCCAGCCCTGATTGGCGCCGGAGTGACCGGCCTCTGTGCCATGGCCGCCGTCTCGATGGCCGAGAGGCTGGGCGCCGAGCGGATCCTGCAGGCGGTCGGCAGCACGCTCTGGATTGCCGACGAGGAGAAGATGGACGCGGTGACGGCGATCTCCGGGAGTGGTCCGGCCTACGTCTTCCTCTTCATCGAGGCGCTGCAGCAGGCGGCCGGCGACCTCGGCCTGACGCCCGCGCAGGCACGGCAGCTGTCGATCGATACGGTTCTCGGTGCCGCCAGGCTCGCCGCGCAGTCGGACGAAGCGGCCTGTGTGCTGCGCGAGCGAGTGACTTCGAAAGGCGGCACGACGGAAGCGGCGCTGCGGACGATGGAGCAGCGCTGTGTCAAGGAAGGGTTCATCGCTGGGGTGCTGGCTGCCAACTCGCGCGGTCGCGAACTCGGTGAGCTGCTGGGTCAGGATGGCTGA
- a CDS encoding YggS family pyridoxal phosphate-dependent enzyme: protein MTTLPAKLQAVRARIADAARLYGRDPAAIQLLAVSKGWPAAALRELAAAGQGAFGESYVQEAVGKIDELRDCGIEWHFIGALQANKTRLVAESFDWVHSVDELRIAQRLAAQRPATKPDLSVCLQVNISAEASKGGVSPAALLPLARAVAALPGLRLRGLMAIPAASDDFAAQRDAFRRLRELCQRLRADGLSLDCLSMGMSHDFEAAIAEGATLLRVGTAIFGERR from the coding sequence ATGACCACACTTCCTGCCAAGCTGCAAGCCGTACGCGCGCGAATCGCCGACGCCGCGCGCCTTTACGGTCGCGACCCGGCTGCCATCCAGCTGCTCGCCGTGAGCAAGGGTTGGCCGGCGGCGGCGCTGCGCGAACTGGCTGCCGCCGGCCAGGGAGCCTTCGGCGAGAGCTATGTGCAGGAAGCGGTTGGCAAGATCGATGAATTGCGCGACTGCGGCATCGAGTGGCATTTCATCGGAGCGCTGCAGGCCAACAAGACCCGCCTGGTGGCAGAGTCCTTCGACTGGGTACACTCCGTCGACGAACTGCGGATTGCCCAGCGGCTCGCCGCCCAACGGCCGGCGACGAAGCCTGATCTGTCGGTCTGCCTGCAGGTCAACATCAGTGCCGAGGCGAGCAAGGGAGGCGTTTCGCCGGCCGCCCTGCTGCCGCTGGCGCGGGCGGTCGCAGCGCTGCCCGGACTCCGCCTGCGTGGCCTGATGGCGATTCCGGCGGCAAGCGACGATTTCGCCGCGCAGCGCGACGCATTCCGTCGCCTGCGGGAACTTTGTCAGCGTTTGCGAGCCGATGGATTGTCGCTCGATTGCCTGTCGATGGGCATGTCGCACGATTTCGAGGCGGCCATTGCAGAGGGCGCGACCCTGCTGCGGGTGGGTACGGCAATTTTTGGTGAGAGACGATGA
- a CDS encoding type IV pilus twitching motility protein PilT, translating to MDITELLAFSVKNKASDLHLSSGLPPIIRVNGDVRRINLPAMEHKLVHGMVYDIMSDAQRKQYEDTRECDFSFEIPNLARFRVNAFVHNRGAGAVFRTIPSKVLTLEDLNCPRIFKDISEYPRGIVLVTGPTGSGKSTTLAAMINHVNENAYHHILTVEDPIEFVHQPKRCLINQREVGPHTLSFQNALRSALREDPDVILVGEMRDLETIRLALTGAETGHLVFATLHTSSAAKTIDRIIDVFPAAEKEMVRSMLSESLRAVISQTLMKTKDGQGRVAAHEILIGTPAIRNLIRENKVAQMYSALQTGQQFGMQTLDQALIELVRRNIVSAPEARLKAANKDAIPGA from the coding sequence ATGGACATCACCGAACTGCTGGCTTTCAGCGTCAAGAACAAGGCTTCCGACCTCCACCTCTCGTCCGGTCTGCCGCCGATCATCCGTGTCAACGGCGATGTCCGGCGAATCAACCTGCCGGCGATGGAGCACAAGCTCGTGCACGGCATGGTGTACGACATCATGAGCGACGCGCAGCGCAAGCAATACGAGGATACCCGCGAGTGCGACTTCTCGTTCGAAATTCCCAACCTCGCCCGTTTTCGCGTCAACGCCTTCGTGCACAACCGGGGCGCCGGCGCGGTCTTCCGGACGATTCCGTCGAAGGTCCTGACGCTCGAGGATCTCAACTGCCCACGCATCTTCAAGGATATCTCGGAGTATCCACGCGGCATCGTCCTCGTCACCGGTCCGACCGGCTCCGGCAAATCGACCACCCTGGCGGCGATGATCAACCACGTCAACGAGAACGCCTACCATCACATCCTCACCGTCGAGGATCCGATCGAGTTCGTGCACCAGCCGAAACGATGCCTGATCAACCAGCGCGAGGTCGGCCCGCATACGCTGTCGTTCCAGAACGCACTGCGATCGGCGCTGCGCGAGGACCCGGACGTCATTCTCGTCGGCGAGATGCGCGACCTCGAAACCATTCGCCTCGCACTGACCGGCGCCGAGACCGGTCACCTGGTTTTTGCCACGCTGCATACCTCGAGCGCGGCCAAGACGATCGACCGCATCATTGACGTCTTTCCGGCAGCCGAGAAGGAAATGGTCCGCTCGATGCTCTCCGAGTCGCTGCGTGCGGTCATCTCGCAGACCCTGATGAAGACCAAGGACGGACAGGGGCGGGTCGCGGCACACGAAATCCTGATCGGCACGCCGGCGATCCGCAACCTGATCCGCGAGAACAAGGTGGCGCAGATGTATTCCGCGTTGCAGACGGGGCAGCAGTTCGGCATGCAGACGCTTGACCAGGCACTGATCGAACTCGTCAGGCGCAACATCGTATCGGCACCCGAGGCGCGACTGAAGGCGGCCAACAAGGATGCCATCCCTGGCGCATAA
- a CDS encoding PilT/PilU family type 4a pilus ATPase, with translation MENDQALKFMHELLRLMVQKHGSDLFITANFPPAIKVDGKVIPVSSQPLLPQHSAELARALMNDRQASEFEATKECNFAISPAGIGRFRVNALVQQGRVAVVCRTINLTVPTLDELGLPPVLKDIAMTLRGLVVFVGGTGTGKTTSLAALVDHRNQNSQGHIITIEDPIEFVHDHKKSIVTQREIGVDTDSWEVALKNTLRQAPNVIMMGEIRDRATMDYAIAFAETGHLCLATLHANSANQAIDRVINFFPEERRHQLLMDLSLNLRALVSQRLLPKRDGKGRVPAIEIMLNSPLISDLIFKGQVQEIKDVMKRSRELGMQTFDQALFDLYEAGLITYTDALRNADSLNDLRLQIKLHGKESKDRDLTAGLGHLGIVE, from the coding sequence ATGGAAAACGATCAGGCTTTGAAGTTCATGCACGAACTGCTGCGCCTGATGGTCCAGAAGCATGGCTCCGACCTTTTCATCACCGCCAACTTTCCGCCGGCGATCAAGGTCGATGGCAAGGTGATCCCGGTGTCGAGCCAGCCGCTGCTGCCGCAGCACTCGGCGGAACTGGCGCGCGCGCTGATGAACGACCGTCAGGCATCCGAGTTCGAGGCCACCAAGGAATGCAACTTCGCCATCTCGCCCGCCGGCATCGGTCGCTTTCGCGTCAACGCACTGGTGCAGCAGGGACGCGTCGCAGTGGTCTGCCGGACGATCAATCTGACCGTACCGACGCTGGACGAACTGGGGCTGCCGCCGGTTCTCAAGGATATCGCGATGACCCTGCGCGGTCTGGTCGTCTTCGTCGGCGGCACCGGAACCGGCAAGACGACCTCGCTCGCGGCACTGGTCGACCACCGCAACCAGAACAGCCAGGGGCACATCATCACCATCGAGGATCCGATCGAGTTCGTGCATGACCACAAGAAATCGATCGTCACCCAGCGCGAGATCGGCGTCGATACAGACAGTTGGGAAGTGGCACTCAAGAACACCCTGCGCCAGGCACCGAACGTCATCATGATGGGCGAGATTCGCGATCGGGCGACCATGGACTATGCGATCGCCTTCGCCGAGACCGGCCACCTCTGCCTGGCGACCCTGCACGCCAACAGCGCCAACCAGGCCATCGACCGGGTGATCAACTTCTTTCCCGAGGAGCGCCGGCACCAGTTGCTGATGGACCTGTCGCTCAACCTGCGTGCCCTGGTCTCACAGCGCCTGCTGCCGAAGAGGGATGGCAAGGGACGTGTGCCAGCGATCGAGATCATGCTCAATTCGCCGCTCATTTCCGACCTCATCTTCAAGGGTCAGGTACAGGAGATCAAGGACGTCATGAAGCGGTCGCGCGAGCTCGGCATGCAGACCTTCGACCAGGCTCTCTTCGACCTCTACGAGGCCGGGCTGATCACCTATACGGACGCCCTGCGCAACGCCGACTCGCTCAACGACCTGCGGCTGCAGATCAAGCTGCATGGCAAGGAGTCGAAGGACCGCGATCTCACCGCCGGGCTGGGTCACCTCGGCATCGTCGAGTGA
- a CDS encoding class I SAM-dependent RNA methyltransferase, with protein MEEFFASCPRGLEHLLAEDLAAAGAGELAAIAGGVHFRGEWPVCYRANLDSRIATRILWRVARAPYGSEDDVYRLALETPWPRWFLTRQTIRVDVTAQKSPLKSIEFVTLRIKDAVCDRFRRESGSRPSVDTRQPDVRIQAFLSPNECTLYVDTSGAPLHQRGFRQKTVDAPLKENLAAGILRLSGWQPGVPLLDPMCGSGTFLLEAAQMALGRAPGARREFAFQRLRHFQPEFWQGLLERARAGERTATEMAIFGSDISPVAVRASLANLDRAGLLPAVRLATGNLLEIEAPAASGIMVSNPPYGERVSDDDELARFYPLLGSALKRRFAGWTICLISADTRLPRMVRLTPSRRTPLFNGALECRLYEFRMVAGSNRR; from the coding sequence ATGGAAGAATTCTTTGCCAGCTGCCCACGCGGCCTGGAACATCTGCTGGCCGAGGACCTGGCGGCGGCCGGTGCCGGCGAGCTCGCGGCGATCGCTGGCGGTGTGCATTTCCGTGGCGAGTGGCCTGTCTGTTACCGGGCCAATCTCGACTCGCGGATTGCCACCCGCATCCTCTGGCGGGTGGCACGGGCGCCCTACGGCAGCGAAGACGACGTCTATCGTCTGGCACTGGAGACGCCCTGGCCACGCTGGTTCCTGACGCGGCAGACGATCCGCGTCGATGTCACGGCGCAGAAGAGTCCGCTGAAAAGCATCGAGTTCGTCACGCTGCGCATCAAGGACGCTGTCTGCGACCGATTCCGACGCGAGTCGGGCAGTCGGCCGAGCGTCGATACGCGCCAGCCGGACGTCAGGATTCAGGCTTTTCTCAGCCCCAACGAATGCACCCTCTATGTCGATACCTCGGGGGCGCCGTTGCATCAGCGCGGCTTCCGGCAGAAGACCGTCGACGCGCCGCTGAAGGAGAACCTTGCCGCCGGCATCCTTCGTCTCAGCGGCTGGCAGCCGGGTGTGCCGTTGCTCGACCCGATGTGTGGCAGTGGCACCTTCCTTCTCGAGGCGGCACAGATGGCGCTCGGCCGGGCGCCGGGCGCGCGGCGCGAATTCGCCTTTCAGCGCCTGCGGCATTTTCAGCCGGAGTTCTGGCAGGGTCTTCTCGAGCGGGCACGGGCCGGGGAGCGCACGGCGACCGAGATGGCCATATTCGGCAGCGACATTTCGCCTGTGGCGGTACGCGCAAGCCTCGCCAATCTCGATCGTGCCGGTCTGCTGCCGGCGGTCCGTCTCGCAACCGGCAACCTGCTCGAAATCGAGGCGCCGGCTGCGAGCGGCATCATGGTCAGCAACCCGCCCTACGGCGAGCGGGTTTCCGACGACGATGAACTGGCACGTTTCTACCCCTTGCTCGGCAGTGCGCTGAAGCGTCGGTTCGCCGGCTGGACGATTTGCCTGATCAGCGCCGATACCCGTCTGCCGAGGATGGTGCGGTTGACACCGAGCCGAAGGACGCCCTTGTTCAACGGCGCGCTGGAGTGCCGGCTTTACGAGTTCCGCATGGTCGCCGGCAGCAATCGCCGCTGA
- a CDS encoding CopD family protein: MLTVKVLHLWMVVSWFAGLFYLPRIFVNLAMVPPGSEAERQRLLLMAGKLYRFMTPIGVLAVALGLWLWFGFGFGGGWLHAKTALVLLLVAYHAYCGRLLRDFAAQRSRRGHVWYRWFNELPVLLLLAVTYLAVFKPF; this comes from the coding sequence ATGCTGACGGTCAAGGTGCTGCACCTGTGGATGGTGGTGAGCTGGTTCGCGGGCCTGTTCTACCTGCCGCGGATCTTCGTGAACCTGGCGATGGTGCCGCCAGGCAGCGAGGCTGAGCGGCAGCGCCTGCTGTTGATGGCCGGCAAGCTGTATCGCTTCATGACGCCGATCGGTGTACTTGCCGTCGCCCTTGGTCTCTGGCTATGGTTCGGCTTTGGCTTCGGCGGCGGCTGGCTGCACGCGAAGACGGCGCTGGTGCTGTTGCTGGTCGCCTATCATGCCTATTGCGGGCGTTTGCTGCGCGACTTCGCGGCACAGCGCAGTCGGCGCGGCCACGTCTGGTATCGCTGGTTCAACGAGTTGCCGGTGCTGCTGTTGCTGGCAGTGACCTATCTCGCAGTGTTCAAGCCGTTCTAG
- a CDS encoding NAD(P)H-binding protein: MRRLLIVGCGDVARRMLPHLLGHYRVLALVREREQCAFWRERGARPLLADLDQPQSLRRLAGLADLVVHLAPPPTHDGKRTAGDSRDPRTRSLLAALARGRSLPQRIVYISTSGVYGDCDGELVDETRPLRPATARAGRRVDAERRLRLLGRRGVVVSILRAPGIYAADRLPIERLRKGSPALCDADDVYTNHIHAEDLALLARAALRHGRSNRTYNASDDSRIKMGEYFDLVADHFELPRVPRVSRREAEELLSPLQLSFMTESRRLLNRRAREELRWRLRYPQVADGVAAAVRERNGRC; encoded by the coding sequence GTGCGAAGACTATTGATCGTTGGTTGCGGTGACGTGGCGCGCCGCATGCTGCCCCATCTGCTCGGCCATTACCGCGTTCTGGCGCTGGTACGCGAGCGCGAGCAGTGCGCCTTCTGGCGCGAAAGGGGTGCCAGGCCGCTTCTCGCCGACCTCGATCAGCCACAAAGCCTGCGGCGACTCGCCGGTCTGGCCGATCTCGTGGTGCATCTGGCGCCACCTCCGACGCATGACGGCAAGCGCACGGCAGGCGACAGCCGCGATCCCCGGACACGCTCGCTGCTGGCAGCGCTGGCACGGGGCAGGAGTCTACCACAGCGAATCGTGTATATAAGCACCAGCGGTGTTTACGGCGACTGTGACGGCGAACTGGTCGACGAGACACGCCCTCTGCGGCCGGCTACCGCCCGCGCTGGCCGCCGTGTCGACGCCGAGCGGCGCTTGCGCCTGCTTGGCCGGCGCGGCGTCGTCGTCAGCATCCTGCGGGCGCCCGGCATTTACGCCGCCGACCGCCTGCCGATCGAGCGGCTGCGCAAGGGCAGCCCCGCGTTGTGTGACGCCGATGACGTGTATACCAACCACATCCATGCCGAGGATCTGGCGCTGCTGGCCCGTGCCGCGCTGCGCCACGGACGGAGCAACCGGACGTACAACGCGAGCGACGATTCGCGCATCAAGATGGGCGAGTATTTCGACCTCGTGGCGGATCACTTCGAGTTGCCGCGAGTCCCGCGCGTTTCGCGGCGCGAGGCAGAGGAACTGCTGTCGCCGCTGCAGCTGTCGTTCATGACTGAGTCACGCCGTCTGCTCAACCGGCGTGCCCGCGAGGAACTGCGTTGGCGCCTGCGCTATCCGCAGGTCGCTGATGGCGTTGCCGCTGCCGTGCGAGAAAGGAACGGCCGATGCTGA